One Drosophila willistoni isolate 14030-0811.24 chromosome XL unlocalized genomic scaffold, UCI_dwil_1.1 Seg142, whole genome shotgun sequence genomic window, attattgttattgttgtgttTCGGTTGCTTGATATATACACGTGCACTTGGAATAtagaatatatttttgtttccaTCTGTATAATTCAGAATGGGCAGCACACGTTTCTTTTTGGCAGACTTGCCGTCCAGAACAAACGAATCCGACCTAATAGGGCTTTTTCAGGATTATGGCCAAGTGCAGCATGTGGATCTGAAGAGGAAGGATGAAGACGAAACACAGGCGGCCAAGGTGATAGCTTTTGTGACTGTCCAGTCGGATGATGCCCAATATTGTAAGTGATGACTTACGATTTccgaaacaaaaaatacattttatttctGATAGGTGTCAATGAGCTGAACTGGCAAAAACTACATGGCGCTAAGCTAAAAGTTTCTCTAGCTAAAGAGTCCTTCTTGGATCGACTCAAGCGTGAGCGCGAAGAGAATCAGCAAAAGGACCAACAGCAGTCGGATTACACACAGTATAATGAAAACAGTTCCCAGCTGCTAAAGCAAAATACCCAAAATAAGCGACGAGTTTTCGGCGAAGATGAAGAAATCGGGGACGATGAGATTGCCCCCGAGCTGCTAATCACCAAGAAACGGGCCTCACACTCCATCCACAATGGCAAGATCGTTATTCAGCAGGAGCACGATGTCAAGCCTTTGCATGTTATTGAAAATTACAAAAAGTCCGACAAGCGCACTTCAAAGGATGCAATTGTAAGCAAAGCGGAACAGAAACGCAAGGagtcacaaaacaaaatgagacAAGAGCATCAGCAAAAGAAATCGGCCATACAAATGGCGCTCTCGTCTGAGGGAATTCAATCAAAACGTATCAAATTCAGCGATGCGGAAGAGGAGGATGAGACAGAAAAAAAGCCAAcggaaaaacccaaaagagaTATCTTTGCTGCTGACCAAGACGACGACGAGGAAGAAGATGAGAACGTTCTATTGCCTCAATATGCGGGCAAAAAGGGTGAACGTCTAGTGGAATTGCAAAGTAAACAGAGTTTGGATCCTCGATTCCGTATAACGGGTAATTTTGTGGACGATGAAGAAGATGAGGCCGagaatgatgatgaagataaATCCCAGACGCAGGAGAATGAACGCAATTGGCAAATGGGCATCCTAGAACAAGTTGTTGGACACAAGCTAACAAACGAATCTGGAAGTAAGGgtgaaagtaaaaaaaagaaaatgcttCGGTTTGATCCGGCCAAAGAGGACGATCAGAAACTAGTGCGCCAGAAGCCAATTGCAAAAGAAAGCCCAGAGGATAAGAGGGATAACAATGGAACATCTGCCTCTGCTCCTGCTCCAGCTGCAGCTGTGGTATCCAAGTCTGCGTTCTACATGGTCACAGATACCCTGAAGGAATCATTAAATATGCGTGGCGAAGGCTTCAGTTTGTTGGACATGTTTGGCAGTGCCCATGACGAGGAATTGGCCAAACGACAAGGGCAATTGGAAAAACTAAGCAACGAGAAGATTTTGGTTAATAAATCAAATGCACATAAACTCGATCTGGTTGCCGTAATCAATCCCTTTAGTTACGATTCGTCGGACAGTGAAAACGATGAAGAATCTGCAAAGAAGCCCCCACAAACAGAGGTCAATGAAAATGAGGCACCAGCAAACGCAACTAATCAGTCTAAGAAAAAGATgaataaaattcaaatggaaTCATTCTTTATACCAAAAAATGATCCAAGGCTCAAGGGTATGTTGAAAGCATTATCATATCCCATAATCAAGTGTAATCTCTCAAcctcatttatttcttttttgtttctcttttcaGAGGGAGCCAAGTTCTTTAAGGTGTCAAAAGCTGAGGTTATGGCTCACGCTGATTACGATCAGGTTAAGAATCGTCTCAAGCTTTTAATCACTAATAAAATTGCGAAAACTAAAAAGAACCAGCCTGCCAAAGATATGATGAAGAACAGGCATAAAAAGAATACCAAgcaaattaaaagtaaataaattgtaGAAAGttacaaaccaaaaaaaaaaagaaatcacgAAATGTTTATTTGGTCTGTTCTCGTTTTCGATCAAATACATAACTAAAactaatttgcatttaaaaacGATTGTACGAGAACAGGCCTGTATAAATATAGTATATTGTTTTGCTTAGGTTTTTGAGTAGATCACCTGGATCGATATTGAAAATCGTGATATCAATTTGGTGTAAATAGAGATATATTTTGGTTCCTGCACAAATGCATTTTGAGCCCCATTTTAGCtctaattaaaattaacaTGTAAAAAGGTTTTGTTGGATTCCAAAAGACTAGCCCAGATTCGCCTGAGCAGGCGGAtccaaattaaattacaagaaaaaaacgtGTAGCAAAAGAAATAGagatatatatagagagagagagagagagagagggagagtaattaaaatacaataataaaaaaataacttaagtctaaataaaattattattgacGCAAACATTGCGATGGCCAATATTCCTCAACTATTCGAGTAGTCCAATTGTATAAGCACTTGGGTTTTTGGCTTTcttctgtttgtttctttaagtAAACGTGGCAAAATCTCAATCAAAATTCGAGACGTAGCTCGTCTTTGGCACTGCATTCTTTGTGGGGGTGGGGAGGGaggtgagagagagagaacttcCCTTCTACGCCTCCTGTTCGTCGGGAATCAGGACAATCACGTCCTCACTGGTGGCAGTTACGGGACTAGGACTAAGAGGACTGCAAGGACTGACGTTGGATTGCTCGGCGGGTGGAGGAGTTGTTGACGTGGCTAAACATAGAGGTGGCGATGATACCCTTGTTTGGTTATTAGTCTCTTGACTTGTTGCGTCTGATGTcttggctgttgttgttgttggttgtggTGGTGCAGTTGACGGTGTAactgttgttgtcgttgttgttgttcctggTGCAGTTATCGGAGCTATtttagttgctgctgctgatacTGATGTTGATGTTGGCTCTGATCTGCCAGCTGCCAATGTCTCAATGGCGATGACAGTGCGCTCCAGGAGATTCATGAAACGTTCCTCACGGGCATCCATTCGCTTGAGCAGTTCCTCGTCCCGTTTCTCCCTTCGCTTCAGGTACTCAATCAATTCATAATTGGTGCTGTCGCCATCGGTTGAGGTGGACAATTTCCTTTTGGCGCCCCCTCCAGCAACAGCGCTCTTCATGGACGCATTCGAACTGCAGTCGGACAGATTATCTGTGTCCACTATGACATCTGGATGCAATATGTTTTGATCTATGCTGGACGAATAAAAGTTCTGTGTTCTGAGAGGGGAAAAACAGAATGAATAAGGAGCAGGAACTTAAACAAATCGAGTCCAACTTACCCATTGTAATTGGTCTGCATCAGTTGTATGTCATCGGGGTTGAATTCACCTTCAGAGAGTGGTTCTGATCTGGAACCAAGTGGTGTGATTAATATGGCCAAATGCTGATGCCTTTTACAGGATGACTTACTTCATGGAtatgttgttgtcgttgttgctgctgttctggtgatgatgatgatgatgatgatggtggtgCAAATTAAGTGCTCCATTGCAATCCTTCTCGTAGTCTGGAGCTTCGGGTGGCTCATCGATGCCATGCCCCAGACCATGGCCATGTCCATGATGATCCTTAAATGCAGCCCTGTGCCCTTCCTCTTCATCCTCATCGTCGGGGACTGGAATGCCACAGCCACCCATACCGCTGTTGCTGCCACCGCCAataccaccaacaccaccacttcctccaccaccaccaacacctCCTCCTGGTCCACACGCCGATCCGCCACCGTTGTTCAGCTGGAGTTCATGAGCTCGCTTTTGTGCCACAACAgcagcggctgctgctgccacagCGCCGGCCACCTGCAACTGTAGTGGGCTATCATCGTAGACCCCAGCGGGCAGGCCCACCGCCAAGCCATTGCCATTGGTGTCAGCAACGCCCCCTCCCCCACCCAGCTGAGTCTCCACAAAATGATTGGGCAAAAAGCGTTCCAGCTTGCTGGCCCCGCTCTGGGACGAGTCTGTCGAATGGGCATGACTCTGGGCGGATAGGCTCTGGAGCAGACTGTGTTGATGCGGCGTCAGATTATCCTTGTTGAGCAGGACACCCAGCTCGGCTGCCTGCCTGCGCCGCTGGTAGTAGGACAGTTCATTGTGATTCTTAGAGATCAGGGCGAGACGTTTACCATTTGAGCCCCAGCACTCGCCGCGTTGCTCCTCAATCTCCTTAAAGAGAAACATATACGGCCAGTTGCGGCGGACATGTCGTTCCGGATTCTTTTTTAGTTGTGTATAGATCTTTTTCAGATTCTCATAGCGATTGCAACACTGTTTTGCTGTCCTCTTGCGGGCACTAAACCGATTAAGGACCTCCGCAACCATTTCCCATACGCTGGCATGATTCTTCCGATTCGATTGGAAGGCACTCTGGATACGCTCCGATTTCACAATATTCAGCAGGGCCACCGATTCGGGAACATTAAAATAACTTTCCGGTGTCCGCGGAGCCCGCTGATGATGATAGCTGGCATTTACTGGTGGCGGGGTTTTTGTCTCCTAGTcaaaaaagaacaatataGATATAGAAATTGTATATTAATGGCAGTTAAATAATCTATGATCAGGTGTCACAATCATTAGGAGTAAGGGCTTTTAAGGGGGTTagagaaaatgtttttttttgtatcataCATTAATCTTTGGAGTATTAAGGATATCGACCTAAAaaggtttatttttaaactcGAAAAACTTCACAAGATACGACTTTTTCTGTGAGGCAACGTTCTGGTTTCATGGAGCAAACTTCAACTTTTAGAAACGATTTTCTCAAACCTCCCGTAATTCTGAACCGATTTAAATGAAGCAAAGTACAAtagacttaaaaaaaaacaaaaaaaaaaacaattttaattaacgGTCGTCATTTTGTAGAAAAAATCCCCAGTTTCTGAGTTAGGTGGAGACCAGAAGTACATCTACGCTGAGTTTAACATTAATTTTACAGTTAAAAAAAACCTCTCAAACACAACTCCAATAACTTTTTCCAAAAACAGTCTCACAACCAAGAATATTGAACTTTAGGTCAGATTCCAATGTTATATGGGAACAAATTTCGAATTAGATTACTAATCCTTTGAGTCTTTGAAAGGTCAGAAAAAATGGGAATTATTAATTCGTTTGTTTGCTCCACATCGACTTAAACAATTATCAAGAACTTTCAAAggaacaaaatataaattgaaacaaatatttccaTGTTATAAGAATCAATTTTTCAAATGTGTAATGAACATATCCAATAAGTGACCCAAAATGGCCCCCAATTGGGAGCcggctctttaccggcagaggctgggcagagaaaaaggtcacttttgcgagtcgacgcacacaaaaatttgtgtgcctcgagttttatgacgggttataaaacgaccttttttgggtcgagcgagcgatcgtcgtcgaacttgtaggtagagagacggacaagtcccgaattttgcggggagggggaaaaagatCGCGACCCTTTTCCCCTTCCCCgcaaaattcgggacttgtccgtctctctgcctacaagttcgacgacgatcgctcgctcgacccaaaaaaggtcgtttttGTGGgcgtcgactcgcaaaagtgacctttttcgctgcccagcctctgccggtaaagagccacGGGAGCCAAAAGAGCCACTAAGTGGCCATCCTTGCTCTACATTAAAGGATCTTATCACAAGATCTCTCACACAAACTTTTGTATATAACCTGACTTTATCGTTTTGCACGAGTAATTTCAATTCTTACTTGACCTAACTGAGGATTCCTTACTACAGTTAACACTCCCAAAAGCGAACACGCGTCGGACCGTCAAATTGGTTCGTTTATGAAAGTGATTGCTCTTTAGAagtccacaaaaaaaataatttttttttactcgaCAAATGCATTTTGTTATTAGTGAATAATGTTTATTCATTTAATATGTTTCCATGGTATATGCTCTTAGATGGTCTTAAAAGGTCAAAACATCTTCCTGGTCTttaagtcttttttttttttttttgtcatatttttataacttatttgtaaacattttaaaagaTTGAGTACAAGTTAGACAAATGGCTCAATTGTGAATTCCACAACTGAGCAACGTGTGGTCAATTCTAAGGCTTGCAAAACTGTAGGATAAAGGACACCAATTTAACCAATGGCCGCATTGGCGTACATTACATTTGCGCAGCGCCCCGGGAAATAGCTGGGATCATCAGCTATAGGGAAAAACCCATGGCCACATTTCCAGTTTTTCATGGTACCGAGAGCAGTTGCATTACTCGATCCAAGACCATGATTCCAGACCATGAACCACTTGAAAGCCAGCAGTCTTGTTGCATTTAACACCACACAAGCGTCGTTCGTTGCGGGCTCCACCTTCGGTCTTCTCTTCAGCTAAGACTAGATCACCAAACTCAAAGAGTTTCAGGGGCAATGGCATTTTACGATTGGCCACAAGCGTATAAAGAAGGCCAGGcaataagtattttgaaaTCCACATTAATGTCGTTTAATTCTGTTTCAATCATTtcgtcaatcttacaaaaattATCTTTTGCATTTCTACTGACGAGGGTATAAACTTACAGaggatattataaaattggtcagatgtttgtaacgcacagaagtaGGCGTgaccgaccccataaagtatatatattcttgatcagcatgaaaaGCTGAGTCggtatagccatgtccgtccgcccgtccatcggtgcgtatgcgttttactcatatttgagctacttataacccgggtaagataaagtgtgaaaattgtcaggatcggaccactatatcatatagttatagaagaaatgaaattaacaaatatgatagtttttgatataaaacatcagatcccaaaaattttaatctgatcggataaatagattACAAGTTACAggcaatataaatcggctctgctcaAACGCTGCCGACAGCGCTGCCAGCAGCACACTACGTCATTGCTCGAATCATCAGAgtacacgcatacacacacagacgcaacgctacataaactgtgtgtgtatgagtgccAATCGCCCCATACATGTAAAAGGGgatgaggaagaagaagaacaggaaatggaaatgatatttggaaggttttgTTTGTGCATTGAATTGAGTTaccgaaagaaaaaatattgtggccaaggactgcaagggtatattaatttcgGCACATCCGAAATTaacttctttgatattttgtatcaaaattgtattttttatcaatttaataaatcaattttatttaaggGTGCGCTTTTGGCTATTGCAAGAATTGCTGATGGGAGGTTATTTTCTTTGAAAAATGAAACCGTTGGGTCGAAAACTGGCGTTCGCAGGAGAGGTTTTACTGTTCTCACAAGGCATGATCTGTTTGGAAACTTATTGCATTTACAATAGATGATCGGAAATGTTAACTTTTACCAAGTTCAAATCTACATATCAGTCAATAACTTCATGCATTTTCGAGCAAACCGTTTTTTAAAGGTGTTTGCTTTACAATTGTTATTCTCTTCTGTTGTTAAAAGTTATAAGGTTCTTTGACATAGAGGACTCGTTAAATTCACTTAAGAATTtcacattttaaaattgtttaaatatacCCAAAATCTAAAGTAAATTGTACTCctttaatatatacatatatttgtttattacTTTGATGAATACATCAATATGTATTAAAAACCAGAAAGCCAAAATTCGACCgcgccgaagtttgtatacctagtatacatacatatgtatgtttgtatgtatgtacatacatacatacatatatgtataagtttCAGCCGTCTAATTGGAAAAACGTTTCATATAAAAAAAGGCTTTTGTTCgcaaaagaacggcctacaatcttagacTGGAGAAATGCGACTCATGGAGGATGCCATTTTATCTTAAGATTATATgacagctatataatatagttaaccgattttgattaaatgcggcacagtcattaaaagGTATATTAAACTGCCAAATGTTCACATTTAAGACAATAGATTAGAAAATAAAGAAGTCAGTTCATCAACGCTCTTATGTCGCTGATGAAATCCTAGAAgccatttttatattttgtaatacATTTTAATGAATCCTGAATGTGGGACTAGGAACTCTGTGAAATCGTACACTATATTTGTGAAAATTccataatttaaaatttaaaacatagttattatatttgtttgttttgaattTCGAAAGAATCATTTACGAATTGAGAGTATTGCAGAAATTTCTGA contains:
- the LOC6652892 gene encoding probable RNA-binding protein CG14230; the encoded protein is MGSTRFFLADLPSRTNESDLIGLFQDYGQVQHVDLKRKDEDETQAAKVIAFVTVQSDDAQYCVNELNWQKLHGAKLKVSLAKESFLDRLKREREENQQKDQQQSDYTQYNENSSQLLKQNTQNKRRVFGEDEEIGDDEIAPELLITKKRASHSIHNGKIVIQQEHDVKPLHVIENYKKSDKRTSKDAIVSKAEQKRKESQNKMRQEHQQKKSAIQMALSSEGIQSKRIKFSDAEEEDETEKKPTEKPKRDIFAADQDDDEEEDENVLLPQYAGKKGERLVELQSKQSLDPRFRITGNFVDDEEDEAENDDEDKSQTQENERNWQMGILEQVVGHKLTNESGSKGESKKKKMLRFDPAKEDDQKLVRQKPIAKESPEDKRDNNGTSASAPAPAAAVVSKSAFYMVTDTLKESLNMRGEGFSLLDMFGSAHDEELAKRQGQLEKLSNEKILVNKSNAHKLDLVAVINPFSYDSSDSENDEESAKKPPQTEVNENEAPANATNQSKKKMNKIQMESFFIPKNDPRLKEGAKFFKVSKAEVMAHADYDQVKNRLKLLITNKIAKTKKNQPAKDMMKNRHKKNTKQIKSK
- the LOC6652893 gene encoding midnolin homolog, producing METKTPPPVNASYHHQRAPRTPESYFNVPESVALLNIVKSERIQSAFQSNRKNHASVWEMVAEVLNRFSARKRTAKQCCNRYENLKKIYTQLKKNPERHVRRNWPYMFLFKEIEEQRGECWGSNGKRLALISKNHNELSYYQRRRQAAELGVLLNKDNLTPHQHSLLQSLSAQSHAHSTDSSQSGASKLERFLPNHFVETQLGGGGGVADTNGNGLAVGLPAGVYDDSPLQLQVAGAVAAAAAAVVAQKRAHELQLNNGGGSACGPGGGVGGGGGSGGVGGIGGGSNSGMGGCGIPVPDDEDEEEGHRAAFKDHHGHGHGLGHGIDEPPEAPDYEKDCNGALNLHHHHHHHHHHQNSSNNDNNISMKSEPLSEGEFNPDDIQLMQTNYNGTQNFYSSSIDQNILHPDVIVDTDNLSDCSSNASMKSAVAGGGAKRKLSTSTDGDSTNYELIEYLKRREKRDEELLKRMDAREERFMNLLERTVIAIETLAAGRSEPTSTSVSAAATKIAPITAPGTTTTTTTVTPSTAPPQPTTTTAKTSDATSQETNNQTRVSSPPLCLATSTTPPPAEQSNVSPCSPLSPSPVTATSEDVIVLIPDEQEA